From Cytophagales bacterium, the proteins below share one genomic window:
- a CDS encoding sodium:solute symporter, translating into MLENFGIIDLGIVLLYFGVILWISKWAADEKNKTLSAVDYFLAGKDQGWLVIGASLFASNIGSEIILGVSGAGARGNMPVANFEIIASLVLILLGWVFVPFYLRTGVFTMPEFLEKRYSRACRNYLSVISVLAYVITKISLIIFAGALVFETIGIPFWTGAIFTVLATGLYTVLGGLKAVIYTDMVQAIILLIGTGAVTLFALNQVGGWSEMMETLSVAAQNPANPSVDRFFNLWRPSSDTEYPWTGMLFGAPILGVWYWCTDQYIVQRALSAKDVSHARKGALLAGYLKLLPVFIFFIPGVIAFALMQKGMLSFSMDEADKALPAMITGFLPVGLKGLAIAGLLAALMSSLSSAFNSSSTLLTIDFYQKFKPDATEKDLVRFGRIATIVLVVISLGWIPFMRALMSGGIFLYLQSVQAYISPPIAAVFLLGLYFPWINARGAIIALWSGFVLGIARLVTEFMANEGSLIVSEGSLLDKLLGINFLHYALFLFLICSGILMVCSKLLPDTRPVPAFLTMKKGEEMGPNVRTDRLLTIILIVCVLFLWWLFSPLGLGG; encoded by the coding sequence ATGCTAGAAAATTTCGGAATCATTGACCTGGGCATTGTCCTGCTTTACTTCGGAGTGATCTTATGGATCTCCAAATGGGCGGCCGACGAAAAGAACAAGACCTTATCCGCAGTAGATTATTTCCTTGCTGGAAAAGATCAGGGCTGGCTGGTCATAGGAGCCTCTTTGTTCGCATCAAACATTGGTTCCGAAATCATCCTGGGTGTATCCGGAGCAGGAGCACGTGGCAATATGCCTGTGGCCAATTTCGAGATCATTGCTTCGCTGGTCTTGATCCTGTTGGGTTGGGTTTTTGTCCCCTTTTATCTGCGCACAGGCGTCTTTACAATGCCGGAGTTCCTAGAAAAACGCTATTCAAGGGCCTGTAGAAACTACCTTTCTGTGATCTCTGTGCTAGCCTACGTCATCACGAAAATTTCCTTGATCATCTTCGCAGGCGCCTTGGTTTTCGAAACGATCGGCATCCCTTTTTGGACTGGAGCAATTTTCACGGTACTGGCAACTGGGCTTTACACCGTGCTTGGCGGCTTGAAAGCAGTGATCTACACCGACATGGTCCAGGCGATCATTCTATTGATTGGCACAGGAGCCGTGACGCTATTTGCTCTGAATCAAGTGGGAGGCTGGAGTGAAATGATGGAAACCTTGTCTGTTGCAGCTCAAAACCCAGCGAACCCTTCTGTAGATCGGTTTTTCAACTTATGGCGACCTTCCAGCGATACCGAATATCCATGGACGGGCATGCTGTTTGGCGCACCCATTCTGGGAGTTTGGTACTGGTGTACGGACCAGTACATTGTTCAGCGGGCACTATCCGCAAAAGACGTCAGTCACGCACGAAAAGGCGCCTTATTAGCTGGGTATTTAAAACTATTGCCGGTATTCATTTTCTTCATTCCAGGTGTGATTGCCTTTGCCTTGATGCAAAAAGGCATGTTGAGCTTTTCCATGGATGAAGCCGATAAAGCGCTCCCCGCCATGATCACAGGATTTCTGCCTGTTGGTTTAAAAGGATTGGCCATTGCCGGACTCTTAGCTGCATTGATGAGCTCGCTTTCTTCCGCATTCAATTCTAGTTCTACGCTGTTGACCATTGATTTCTACCAGAAATTCAAGCCCGATGCCACTGAAAAAGACCTTGTGCGTTTCGGACGAATTGCCACAATCGTTTTGGTAGTAATCAGCCTGGGATGGATCCCATTCATGCGCGCATTGATGAGTGGTGGTATCTTCCTTTACCTACAGAGTGTACAAGCTTACATCTCTCCTCCCATCGCTGCAGTCTTCTTGCTTGGATTGTATTTCCCATGGATAAATGCCAGGGGTGCAATCATTGCGTTGTGGAGTGGGTTTGTTTTGGGAATTGCCCGATTGGTCACCGAATTCATGGCCAATGAAGGGTCTTTAATTGTAAGTGAAGGTTCATTACTTGACAAACTCCTGGGCATCAACTTCCTGCACTACGCGCTATTCCTATTCCTGATCTGTTCAGGGATCTTGATGGTTTGCAGTAAACTACTTCCCGACACGAGACCTGTCCCTGCGTTCCTGACCATGAAAAAAGGTGAAGAAATGGGACCGAATGTCCGTACGGACAGGTTGCTGACGATCATCTTGATTGTTTGTGTACTGTTCCTGTGGTGGTTGTTTAGTCCTCTCGGATTGGGGGGTTAA
- a CDS encoding SDR family oxidoreductase, whose amino-acid sequence MDLKLEGKTAFITGSTKGIGFAIARQLLAEKVHVILNGRSASAIVEAKTQLQTEFPKSQISGFPCDFANSEDIQQLLENLPPVDLLINNVGIYYPGSFTEASDGDWTRQFEVNVMSGVRLSRYLLPKMQDKNWGRIVFISSECASLVPEDLIPYSTTKAALHAISRGLAQMTKGTGVTVNTVVPGSTLSEGAQNFLSEVAQKENKTPEQVEKEFFTNVRTSSLLQRFASVEEVASAVAYLCSPLAAATNGSVLKADGGSTGGVM is encoded by the coding sequence ATGGACTTAAAACTTGAGGGCAAAACCGCGTTCATCACCGGCTCCACCAAAGGGATTGGATTTGCTATTGCCAGGCAGCTATTGGCAGAAAAAGTACATGTCATTCTCAATGGCAGGTCAGCGTCGGCAATTGTAGAAGCAAAGACACAATTACAAACTGAATTTCCAAAAAGCCAAATCTCCGGTTTCCCCTGTGACTTTGCGAATTCAGAGGATATTCAGCAATTACTCGAAAACCTACCTCCTGTCGATTTATTGATCAACAATGTTGGAATCTATTACCCAGGATCATTCACGGAAGCCAGTGACGGAGATTGGACTCGTCAATTCGAAGTGAATGTCATGAGTGGTGTACGGCTTTCAAGATATCTCCTACCAAAGATGCAGGACAAGAACTGGGGCCGGATTGTGTTCATCAGTAGTGAGTGTGCCAGTCTGGTACCGGAAGACCTGATCCCCTACAGCACCACCAAAGCGGCCTTACATGCGATATCCAGAGGACTGGCCCAAATGACCAAAGGAACCGGAGTGACGGTAAATACAGTCGTGCCTGGTTCTACCCTGTCTGAAGGGGCACAAAACTTCCTGAGTGAAGTAGCTCAGAAGGAAAACAAAACGCCCGAGCAAGTCGAAAAAGAGTTTTTCACGAACGTACGCACCTCCTCCTTGCTCCAAAGATTTGCTTCTGTAGAGGAAGTCGCTTCAGCAGTTGCCTATCTGTGCAGCCCCTTGGCTGCTGCTACCAATGGCTCAGTCCTGAAAGCGGATGGAGGTAGTACCGGTGGCGTGATGTAG
- a CDS encoding Dabb family protein: MVKYTKIGFGMLFIVGMMASCQSPQPTQTAEASVNQETSPMQEPEKLRHVVLFKFKDEAPEEEVAKIHQSFQDLQTAIPQIRDFEWGMNDSPENFHQDFTHCYFITFDTEYDRDSIYTPHPAHQAFVASLQPHLEKVFVVDYWAN; the protein is encoded by the coding sequence ATGGTAAAGTACACAAAGATCGGGTTTGGGATGCTATTCATCGTAGGCATGATGGCATCCTGCCAAAGCCCTCAACCCACACAAACTGCGGAAGCATCTGTTAATCAAGAAACCTCTCCTATGCAAGAACCAGAGAAACTCAGACATGTGGTCCTTTTCAAATTCAAGGATGAAGCACCTGAAGAAGAAGTAGCCAAAATCCATCAGTCTTTTCAAGACCTACAAACGGCGATTCCACAAATCCGGGATTTCGAATGGGGGATGAATGACAGTCCGGAGAATTTCCATCAGGACTTTACACACTGTTATTTCATCACGTTCGACACGGAGTACGATCGCGATAGCATTTACACACCACATCCTGCGCATCAGGCGTTTGTCGCCAGTCTTCAACCCCATCTGGAGAAAGTGTTTGTGGTAGACTATTGGGCCAACTAA
- a CDS encoding phytanoyl-CoA dioxygenase family protein, with protein sequence MEAVATKIPKNQHEDIPGNPSTAKSSNVQLRQDATKDTLRVLTEEQWQFWKENGYVVIKQAVPREQAETTANFLWEFEDKDPNDQESWYTQARAAIQMKELAGTGMVEVYNNQHLWNNRQTQKVYDAFVDIWGTEKLWVTIDRANLNFPMRPGHEYKGFIHWDYDPETKPQNVQGVLALADQTDENMGGFQCIPWLFRNYDTWKLTQPDDRDHFKPDITGIEDKLVKVPLEAGDLLIFNSSEPHGIRPNRSGDKVRIAQYISMMPAQEDDAELRKWRVNSWKNRVAPEGYAFPGDPRNWEQTKYDTAELTNLGEKLLGLTKW encoded by the coding sequence ATGGAAGCTGTAGCAACGAAAATTCCTAAGAATCAACACGAAGACATTCCAGGCAACCCATCGACTGCCAAAAGCAGCAACGTTCAACTAAGACAAGACGCCACCAAAGACACCTTGAGGGTTCTTACCGAAGAGCAATGGCAATTCTGGAAAGAGAACGGATATGTGGTGATCAAACAAGCGGTCCCCCGTGAACAGGCAGAGACTACTGCCAACTTCCTTTGGGAGTTTGAAGACAAAGACCCAAATGATCAGGAAAGCTGGTATACTCAAGCCAGAGCAGCTATCCAGATGAAAGAACTGGCTGGAACAGGCATGGTTGAGGTGTATAACAATCAGCACCTGTGGAATAACCGCCAGACACAAAAAGTATACGACGCATTCGTAGATATCTGGGGTACGGAGAAACTTTGGGTAACCATCGACCGGGCGAATCTCAACTTCCCAATGCGTCCGGGACACGAATACAAGGGATTTATTCACTGGGATTATGATCCTGAGACCAAACCTCAAAACGTTCAAGGGGTACTGGCGCTGGCCGATCAAACGGACGAGAACATGGGTGGGTTCCAGTGTATCCCCTGGCTGTTCCGTAACTACGATACCTGGAAACTGACCCAACCCGATGACCGGGATCACTTCAAACCAGACATCACCGGGATCGAAGATAAATTGGTAAAAGTTCCTTTAGAAGCAGGAGACTTACTGATCTTCAACAGCAGCGAACCTCATGGCATCCGTCCAAATCGTTCAGGAGACAAAGTACGCATCGCACAATATATTTCTATGATGCCTGCACAGGAAGATGATGCAGAATTGAGAAAATGGCGTGTAAATTCCTGGAAAAACCGGGTAGCACCGGAAGGTTATGCTTTCCCTGGCGATCCAAGGAACTGGGAACAGACCAAATACGATACGGCTGAACTCACTAATTTGGGAGAAAAATTATTAGGACTTACAAAATGGTAA
- a CDS encoding AraC family transcriptional regulator gives MRVELEQIDQENNSFNLMYNPRLSDLFFWHFHPEYELVYIGGCDGHRRVGNHISRFEGSDLVLIGSNIPHLNFDHGVKTDYEKVVVHFNTSFIEEVIHKTPELVSISQLFKRSVHGIAFQGPVKDEIGKSLLAFQSLDPFAQYLKLMELLQQLIHSCEEEKLHENPYVNPYRNSEQERLRKIYAFTDEHYARKVTLNEVSELCSMSREAFCRYFKKATGQSYLDFLNQYRVTQAKLLLSSGEGVSQVGYQTGFESLSYFSRMFKRLTGESPRAFRDRQVS, from the coding sequence GTGAGGGTCGAATTAGAGCAAATTGATCAGGAAAACAACTCGTTTAACCTGATGTACAACCCTAGATTAAGTGATCTGTTCTTTTGGCACTTTCATCCGGAATATGAATTAGTCTATATAGGAGGGTGTGATGGACACAGAAGGGTAGGGAATCATATTTCTCGTTTTGAAGGGAGCGACCTGGTGTTGATCGGTTCAAATATTCCGCACTTGAATTTTGATCATGGTGTAAAGACCGATTATGAAAAGGTGGTTGTGCATTTCAATACTTCCTTCATCGAGGAAGTGATCCATAAGACGCCAGAATTGGTTAGCATATCACAATTATTCAAAAGATCCGTGCATGGGATTGCTTTTCAGGGCCCAGTCAAAGATGAAATAGGGAAATCCTTATTGGCGTTCCAGTCCTTAGATCCCTTTGCTCAGTATTTGAAACTGATGGAACTGTTACAACAATTGATTCATTCTTGTGAAGAAGAAAAGCTTCATGAAAACCCATATGTCAATCCGTACAGAAACTCTGAACAGGAGCGGTTGCGAAAAATCTATGCATTTACGGACGAGCACTATGCCCGAAAAGTGACATTGAATGAGGTCTCGGAACTGTGTAGCATGTCGCGTGAAGCCTTTTGTCGCTACTTCAAAAAAGCAACGGGGCAATCTTACTTGGATTTCCTGAACCAATATCGCGTCACGCAAGCCAAGCTCTTACTTAGTAGTGGAGAAGGCGTGAGTCAGGTAGGCTACCAAACCGGATTCGAGAGCCTTTCCTACTTCAGTCGCATGTTCAAACGCCTGACTGGTGAATCTCCGCGAGCCTTCCGGGATCGTCAGGTTTCATGA
- a CDS encoding D-aminoacylase, translating to MRTLLLALFLLILSCQPKYDLILRNATIYNGEGGDPFKGDVAIHADTIAAIGDLSEQKGVKEVDVQGNAVAPGFINMLSWANVTLLEDGRSQSDIRQGVTLEIMGEGRSMGPLSESMKQEMMEGQSDIKFDIAWTTLGEYLQHLEDRGVSTNVASFVGNGTIRQHVIGYENRAATVREMEQMLELTAQAMEEGAVGISSSLLYAPSMYADKMELTELAAVAGEYGGMYISHVRNEGDQLLESIDELIFISKYGKIPAEVYHLKASGEQNWHKMDLAIAKIDSARNAGLEITADIYTYNASSTGLHVQLPDWSREGGVDIMLERLADSEARQRTIDELAFRNPPESILFVGFKNPELRKYTGRYLHEVAEELGKSPAETAVDLMLEDQSRIQVVYFSMSEENIKKKIVIPWVSFCSDAGSFTNEGVFLNRSTHPRAYGSFIRVLGKFAREEGVLTLQEGIRKLTSLPADNLKLKKRGRLQVGHYADVVVFDPEKVRDQATFQEPHQYAEGMIHVFVNGTQVLDNGAHTGAKPGRFVKGPGYMGN from the coding sequence ATGAGAACATTACTTCTTGCACTTTTCCTGCTTATTCTATCCTGTCAGCCCAAATACGATCTTATCCTTCGCAATGCCACCATTTATAATGGTGAGGGCGGTGATCCATTTAAAGGTGATGTGGCGATTCATGCGGATACAATTGCTGCGATAGGCGATTTGTCCGAACAGAAAGGAGTCAAGGAAGTTGATGTACAGGGTAATGCCGTTGCTCCGGGGTTCATCAATATGTTGAGCTGGGCCAATGTTACCTTGCTGGAAGACGGTCGCTCGCAAAGTGATATCAGACAAGGAGTTACTTTGGAAATAATGGGTGAAGGCCGGTCGATGGGACCACTAAGTGAGTCCATGAAGCAAGAAATGATGGAAGGTCAGTCCGATATCAAGTTTGATATTGCATGGACCACCCTAGGAGAATACCTCCAGCACCTGGAAGATAGGGGTGTATCGACCAATGTGGCTTCATTTGTGGGCAATGGTACCATAAGACAACATGTCATTGGGTATGAAAATCGTGCAGCCACAGTAAGGGAAATGGAACAGATGCTGGAACTCACTGCGCAAGCCATGGAGGAAGGAGCGGTTGGTATTTCTTCCTCGCTGCTTTATGCTCCAAGTATGTATGCGGACAAGATGGAGTTGACAGAGTTGGCGGCTGTCGCAGGTGAATATGGAGGAATGTACATTTCTCACGTTCGAAATGAAGGAGATCAGTTGTTGGAATCCATCGATGAACTCATCTTTATCAGCAAGTATGGAAAGATTCCAGCAGAAGTCTATCACTTGAAGGCTTCTGGGGAGCAAAACTGGCATAAGATGGATCTGGCGATTGCCAAAATCGACTCTGCTCGAAACGCTGGACTGGAAATAACAGCCGATATCTATACCTACAATGCAAGTTCTACCGGATTGCATGTACAACTGCCGGACTGGTCTCGTGAAGGTGGTGTCGATATCATGTTGGAGCGCCTGGCAGATTCAGAAGCGCGTCAAAGAACGATTGATGAATTGGCGTTCCGAAATCCTCCTGAGAGCATATTATTCGTTGGTTTCAAAAATCCTGAGTTGCGAAAGTACACCGGCAGGTACCTGCATGAAGTAGCGGAGGAATTAGGAAAGTCTCCGGCCGAGACAGCAGTAGACCTGATGTTGGAAGATCAGAGCCGTATTCAGGTCGTTTACTTTTCCATGTCCGAAGAAAACATCAAGAAGAAAATAGTCATACCATGGGTGAGCTTTTGTTCGGATGCCGGATCATTCACGAATGAAGGTGTTTTTCTCAATCGAAGTACCCATCCCAGGGCCTACGGTTCGTTCATTCGTGTGCTAGGGAAATTTGCCAGAGAAGAAGGAGTGCTCACCTTGCAGGAAGGTATCCGAAAATTGACGTCCTTGCCAGCTGATAATCTTAAGCTAAAGAAGCGTGGCAGACTTCAGGTTGGTCATTATGCCGATGTGGTCGTTTTTGACCCGGAGAAAGTACGAGACCAAGCCACCTTTCAGGAACCTCATCAGTACGCCGAAGGCATGATTCACGTTTTTGTCAATGGTACCCAGGTACTAGATAATGGAGCACATACCGGTGCAAAACCGGGTCGGTTTGTGAAGGGACCAGGGTATATGGGGAACTAA
- a CDS encoding histidinol-phosphate transaminase: MSVSRRKWLKGIGLTGAATLFGPALLGNDLSETEIKRFRPRPMEDLIRLSSNENPYGPSDRVRKAMIKAFDIGCRYPGSYSLKLHEMIAEKEGVTTDHICITGGSTEGLKVVGLTYGKDGGEIIAAKPTFLAMMTYAKQWGGKVNWVPVDDQMMHDTDEMEKRISSKTKLLFLCNPNNPTSTLLPADVLRDFCETASQKTMVFSDEAYYDFIDDPNYPSMVELVKQDKNVIVSKTFSKVYGLAGLRIGYMVAKPEIVKKMRTNLMAFTNMMAIAAAEEAIRDQEFYEFSLKKTQEGKKMIYETLDQLGLEYAPSQTNFIFFKSGVPITDLQSKMKAQGVLIGRPFPPFDRWCRISTGTIEEVQRFNQALTKVLG; encoded by the coding sequence ATGAGTGTCAGTCGAAGAAAATGGTTAAAAGGAATTGGATTGACAGGAGCCGCTACCTTATTTGGTCCTGCATTACTGGGAAATGATCTTTCTGAAACGGAGATCAAGCGATTCCGTCCAAGGCCAATGGAAGACCTCATTCGCTTGAGTTCAAATGAAAATCCTTACGGCCCTAGCGACCGGGTTCGTAAAGCTATGATCAAAGCTTTCGACATAGGATGCCGATACCCGGGCTCATACAGCCTGAAATTACATGAAATGATTGCAGAGAAGGAAGGGGTAACGACTGATCACATCTGTATCACCGGAGGATCTACGGAAGGTTTGAAAGTTGTAGGTCTTACTTATGGCAAAGATGGTGGAGAGATCATCGCAGCAAAACCAACCTTCCTGGCCATGATGACTTACGCCAAACAATGGGGCGGCAAGGTCAACTGGGTACCAGTGGATGATCAAATGATGCATGACACGGATGAGATGGAAAAACGCATCAGTTCCAAGACCAAATTGCTATTCTTGTGTAACCCCAATAATCCTACATCAACCCTACTCCCTGCTGATGTACTTCGTGACTTTTGTGAAACAGCTTCTCAGAAAACAATGGTTTTTAGCGACGAAGCCTATTATGATTTTATCGATGACCCCAATTATCCTTCCATGGTGGAGTTGGTCAAACAGGATAAAAATGTGATCGTCTCAAAGACATTTTCTAAGGTATATGGTCTCGCCGGATTGCGGATTGGCTACATGGTTGCTAAACCGGAAATCGTTAAAAAAATGCGGACAAATCTCATGGCATTCACCAATATGATGGCGATTGCGGCAGCAGAAGAAGCAATACGCGATCAAGAATTCTATGAATTCAGTTTAAAGAAGACCCAGGAAGGGAAAAAGATGATCTATGAAACCCTGGATCAATTGGGGCTTGAATATGCTCCTTCTCAAACGAACTTTATCTTTTTCAAGTCGGGCGTACCCATTACTGATCTACAAAGCAAAATGAAAGCGCAGGGTGTATTGATTGGAAGGCCTTTCCCTCCTTTTGATAGGTGGTGCAGAATAAGTACTGGTACCATTGAAGAGGTGCAGCGCTTCAATCAGGCACTCACGAAGGTATTAGGTTAA
- a CDS encoding EF-hand domain-containing protein: MLTEFQRHKLTHFFRLLDLDKNDILELDDFSDIAVDLSQELGYAFEGSEHKFLVDRCVGFYYMLLDEIPHQGNQVIVLGEWLDFFDKNVVNNKDIDFFDNFTEFMIGFFFDVFDENNDGYISDGEYADLFLVYNIDIKYSGKSFVNLDVNKDGRLSRNELIFAFETYISSDDPKEKGNWIFGDWRD; this comes from the coding sequence ATGCTTACAGAATTTCAGCGACATAAGCTCACTCATTTTTTTCGACTCCTTGACCTGGATAAGAACGACATCCTCGAACTTGATGATTTTTCGGATATAGCGGTGGATCTCAGCCAGGAATTGGGCTATGCCTTTGAAGGTTCCGAACATAAATTCCTTGTAGATCGTTGTGTCGGGTTTTATTATATGTTGCTGGATGAGATCCCACATCAAGGCAATCAGGTGATCGTATTGGGCGAATGGCTCGATTTCTTCGATAAAAATGTTGTGAATAACAAGGACATTGATTTCTTCGACAATTTCACAGAATTCATGATTGGTTTCTTCTTTGATGTGTTCGACGAAAACAACGATGGCTACATATCAGATGGAGAGTACGCAGACTTATTCCTTGTTTATAATATCGATATCAAATATTCGGGTAAGTCATTTGTCAACCTGGATGTAAATAAGGATGGCAGACTGTCCCGGAATGAGCTGATCTTTGCCTTTGAGACCTATATTTCATCAGATGATCCCAAGGAAAAAGGCAACTGGATCTTTGGTGACTGGCGCGATTGA
- a CDS encoding response regulator transcription factor: protein MANKIKALIVEDEVIIAEDIKQTLISLDYEVVGIATKYTRAIELLENKSIDVALVDIMLGGSKNGIDVAHEIKNRFKIPFVFLTSHADAATVKKAKETQPNAYLLKPFSKDDLFTTLEIALVKDEEKTITPISGLSDREMDVFKALSAGHTDQEIADQLFISLNTAKTHLKHIYKKLQVRNRLEAVSLATRMN from the coding sequence ATGGCGAATAAAATCAAAGCCCTAATTGTTGAAGATGAAGTAATCATCGCTGAGGACATCAAACAGACGCTAATCAGCCTTGATTATGAAGTAGTGGGTATTGCGACTAAATACACCAGAGCCATAGAACTTTTGGAGAACAAGTCGATCGATGTGGCCCTGGTAGACATCATGTTGGGTGGAAGTAAAAATGGCATTGACGTGGCCCATGAAATTAAGAATCGATTCAAAATACCCTTCGTTTTCCTTACATCTCATGCAGATGCAGCAACCGTCAAAAAAGCGAAGGAAACCCAACCCAATGCTTATTTACTGAAGCCATTCAGTAAGGACGACTTGTTTACAACACTTGAAATCGCTTTAGTGAAAGATGAGGAAAAAACAATCACTCCTATTTCAGGGTTGTCCGATCGGGAAATGGACGTCTTTAAGGCTTTGTCTGCAGGACACACGGATCAGGAAATTGCGGATCAATTGTTCATTTCACTAAATACCGCGAAAACTCACTTGAAACATATCTACAAGAAACTACAGGTAAGAAACCGACTGGAAGCAGTGTCGCTTGCTACTCGCATGAACTGA
- a CDS encoding histidine kinase dimerization/phosphoacceptor domain -containing protein, producing the protein MLKIFCTSWLLLAVIFGIELQAQQPKLDSLDQVLSQYTAEDTTRAMMLIDASETAFGRDFQQALAYAEEGLQLAHSLDYSKGIAYASLMAGRSCIYLSKMDQGLRFLSEAKEIFRTLSDTSGLADATRAEGIIILNLAKYNEAIALFEEGARLSRIAGDLAEEAFCVMDIGIAYIYLSGREKALEYFLEALKIAEKSQDKNAIGNVKNSIGQIYYEQLKYMETKQMMEEALELALDIDNPILISDCYFYLARVSMHDRRFNAALELNSRSLTIDSLQGNLRGLAHKHVLNGDIYLADNQLGMASSSYDIARQFTERLQDKEQTLALVLIRLGKAAIQNGRTQQAIAFLNEAVAVAQQGQLLYWEYEAYENLSQAYAQLGDYQQAYDLHQKYAQVKDSVVTSDRDKNFNQLQAQYEDEKKKAEIDRLSNESIIQQQQIDLQQSEAAQKAQQTALLLAVLLAVIVIAVVLWVLFRNKTRSNEQLALQNEKIEQQNEQKEILLKEIHHRVKNNLQVISSLLSLQSHNIQDQTALSAVKEGQNRVKSIALIHQKLYQHEDISRVDFYEYVTELIHHLRATFRTTSEVDIIVNTHDLTLDIDTAVPLGLIVNELVSNSFKYAFEGKEEGKISIELSSADESEERLLMSVADDGIGIPSEVDIDQTDSLGLKLVRMLCTQLDGDMTYSNGNGSRFDLTLSNTSLRKVAE; encoded by the coding sequence ATGTTGAAAATCTTTTGTACATCATGGTTACTGTTAGCCGTAATTTTCGGCATTGAGTTACAGGCACAACAACCTAAACTGGATAGTCTGGATCAAGTGCTCTCTCAGTATACCGCAGAAGATACGACAAGAGCCATGATGCTGATTGATGCCTCGGAAACAGCTTTTGGCAGGGACTTTCAACAAGCGTTGGCATACGCGGAAGAAGGGCTTCAACTAGCGCATTCACTTGACTATTCCAAAGGCATTGCCTATGCCAGTCTCATGGCTGGTCGCTCTTGTATCTACTTGAGTAAAATGGATCAGGGGTTAAGATTTCTTTCAGAGGCCAAGGAAATTTTCCGAACCTTATCCGATACTTCCGGGTTGGCGGATGCGACCCGAGCAGAGGGTATCATCATACTTAACCTCGCCAAATACAACGAAGCCATTGCGCTCTTTGAAGAGGGTGCGAGACTTTCCAGAATTGCCGGAGACCTGGCTGAAGAGGCTTTTTGTGTCATGGATATTGGGATCGCCTATATCTACCTCAGTGGTCGCGAGAAAGCACTGGAATATTTTCTAGAGGCTTTGAAGATTGCTGAAAAAAGTCAGGACAAAAATGCCATTGGCAACGTCAAAAACAGCATCGGCCAGATCTATTACGAGCAATTGAAATACATGGAAACCAAACAAATGATGGAAGAAGCATTGGAACTGGCCCTGGATATTGATAATCCTATTTTGATTTCTGACTGCTACTTCTATCTCGCTCGAGTATCGATGCATGACAGACGGTTTAATGCTGCACTTGAATTAAATTCACGATCGTTGACCATCGACTCCCTACAAGGAAATTTAAGAGGTCTGGCACACAAACATGTATTGAACGGAGATATTTACCTGGCCGACAATCAACTTGGGATGGCCTCTAGCTCATATGACATTGCACGGCAATTCACAGAGCGTTTACAAGACAAAGAACAAACCCTGGCGCTGGTATTGATTCGATTGGGCAAAGCAGCCATTCAGAATGGCAGGACTCAACAAGCGATTGCTTTTCTAAATGAAGCAGTGGCTGTGGCACAACAAGGCCAATTGTTGTACTGGGAGTATGAAGCCTATGAAAACCTGTCGCAGGCTTATGCACAATTAGGAGATTATCAACAAGCTTATGACCTACATCAAAAATATGCGCAGGTGAAAGATTCGGTAGTAACATCAGATCGAGACAAGAATTTCAACCAATTACAAGCACAATACGAAGACGAGAAAAAGAAAGCGGAAATTGATCGGCTCAGCAATGAATCAATCATACAACAACAACAAATTGATTTACAGCAATCTGAAGCCGCACAAAAGGCCCAACAAACCGCTTTACTGCTCGCGGTTCTTTTAGCGGTAATAGTGATTGCCGTAGTGCTATGGGTCTTATTCCGAAATAAAACCCGAAGCAACGAACAATTGGCCCTTCAAAACGAGAAGATCGAACAACAAAATGAACAAAAAGAGATCCTACTGAAAGAAATCCATCATCGGGTCAAAAATAACCTACAAGTCATTTCAAGTTTGTTGAGTCTTCAGTCACACAACATCCAGGATCAAACGGCTTTATCTGCCGTAAAAGAAGGACAAAACAGGGTAAAGTCCATTGCTCTCATTCATCAAAAACTGTATCAGCACGAGGACATTTCCCGTGTGGACTTCTACGAATATGTCACGGAATTGATCCATCATTTGCGGGCCACCTTTCGCACCACCAGTGAAGTAGACATCATTGTGAATACCCATGACCTTACCCTGGACATTGATACAGCAGTACCACTTGGTCTAATCGTCAACGAGCTGGTTTCAAATAGTTTCAAATATGCCTTTGAAGGCAAAGAAGAAGGAAAAATCAGTATAGAACTAAGCAGTGCTGACGAAAGTGAAGAAAGACTTCTGATGTCGGTAGCTGACGATGGCATCGGAATCCCCAGTGAGGTAGACATTGATCAAACAGATTCATTAGGTTTGAAACTTGTTCGAATGTTATGTACCCAGTTGGATGGTGACATGACTTATTCAAATGGAAACGGATCCAGATTCGACCTAACACTCTCTAATACCAGTTTAAGGAAAGTAGCAGAATAA